A region of the Ischnura elegans chromosome 11, ioIscEleg1.1, whole genome shotgun sequence genome:
AAGGTTTACTATAGTCTCAATAGGAATTTATTTAACTCTTTCTACGGGCACGAAGCAGCGAACGAACCAGTCTTTCAGCGtaactaaatcaaactgaatgtTAACATGCAGTGGTGTTGCGGCAGTCTTTTATGTATTTTACGTTCGTTAACAGTCATCAAAAGGCTACTGCGTTACTTGTAAGAAagtatacttcgacggatcggctaCTTCAAGAGAGAAAGTAATTTGAAGTTTTGTAGGTAGATTTATTATCTATCATTGGCTCCACAATATATGCATGTCTTCGTcctgaaatttataataaattttagcactcttgtttataacgctataACAGTTAATTGCGACAAAGTTGATGTGttattttgtagattgactttTGGTTGGTTCTTTTCCCCGCTAATGTGTATAAGATGAGGGTATTACTCTGAAAGTGCTAATTAAATTAGATATAATCGCTTTCCCTGGAGACGGCGTTTTGGAATTGTCGTTATTTCCCAGCATTACCGCTCTTAAATTTACTTGGTGAGATGTGAGGATTTTCGCAATGCGGAATACCTCGGAGGATACATTTATTTAGATAAATTTACtcctttaaataaaattcactaactcattgaAATTTTCTTGAGTCACCTGCATGGATTATGTTGGtataaagaatatatttataaaaaaatgaaaaatttatgaatatttcggACTCGATCCCTCGCAGGGCTCTTTCGCAATTGCTGCATAGAGCATAGACCCACTCGGCCACGGAGCCACGTATTAGTGGGATATAAACACTGAGTCCAAACGTGAacccaaagataggaaaaacctcgcaaCGGAGAGCGAAAGAAACTCCGACGGCCCAATGCCTGTGGGGACGTGAATTACCtcaatgcattccatccgctaatcttaatttcgattgggcacttgctcctggagtttgactccaggttcgtaTGCGCAgtcgcgtccgtgtccgtcctcgtcggctcgccgctagtgcaaaggatgcaggttgcttcaagTGCCACCTTCCAAGTTTACACCGACCCGGCCCTATCAATTAAGGTCTCGTGAGTgtctaaatattattgaaaacgatagaatattcgggtagtACGAAAATGGACTTGATGGAGCAGTTTACCcgactgaaatattttccgtaaTATTCGTGCATTGAGATTTcggtaaaaacgaataatgatatccgcggaaaacaaaaaatgaattttctccattcaaaattttataaccacAGCAGTGTTTAATAAGTTATAATCCGTTaaagtggatttaaaaatatgttactgccatactatgtaactgaaaaaaaaaaattattccggaGAGGATCGAACAACCGGATTCGGACTGCTCCCGTGGTCATACTTCTCCTCTACCACTAGTCTATCTCACTCTTTGGCTGTATAGgcgattcattacgagctttgtcatgCAAGGGAATGAACAAGTCTTCTGTGTCACTAAaccaaactgaattttaacactcagtggcattatttgctatGACATTGCGGCgtaaattttatatgcatgttatATTTGCTATCTCTGATCGAAAAGCTGCAGCGTTTATTGTAAGACAATACTtgtacttcgacggatcggccaacttacgatagaaagaaaaattgacgttctggacgtggatttattatctagcatgtgGTGCACAGTTTATGTGGTATTAagcattgcacatatcccgcatataCTTCAATTTAATAATGCTGTTATAAAGGTactgcgggaggtgggaatgttgttcaaatttccctcccactggtacaatagaaaataccgaaactcaaatTCCAAATtccggcgaaagtggcgccgcttcatttgttgcaatacttttgaatccgactgtacatgaGGACATTATAGAGGACAGCCTGtagtaagaaaaatattctggGTGGTGTTTCAAAGGGGAGAATGCATTTGGGGGTGGGAATTTATTGTCATCAGACATATTTTCCCTTCCTTAAGATAGACCGATCCCATCCCAAACCATTAACAGCTCAAGATGTCTTATTCATTTTTCACATTGATAACTCAAGCTTCTTCCTTTATAACTCACCAACTACTGATGCAaccttcatatatatatatagagagaagAGGAGAGAACTTAACGTTACCAAATGTACATAGCTGCCCTACTTAGTCACTGAAAAcatgtgagtcatgggtggccacaggtattttggccccggcacCGAGACAATGTATgtatatacctactcatttgacaggtattgaggataatccttttaCAGAGGCCcgtgacattgtcagctaccatgcTGAATGCAGTACCATTGATGAAAGGCATACAAGGAGAACGAGTGTATTTGgtaacactgctccacgagcagattcacaatGTTAACTCaatggaggtctgagagcgactgactgaggccacgcctcctgtttgctgattggcaaaagGAAAGTCGCATGTCAAGAAACTTTCTTTAGCCACACCAGCCCACCCGCAAAGATAAACAGGAACAGAGAATAATGATAATGACCTTCAGTCcaagattatattttcaaattgaaataaaaggtcaAGGAAACAATTCCGCTAGCTGTAACCCTGGGAGTGATAACAAACACTTTATGAGGACAGTTTAAACACTGCTGCCTAAATTAACGCAATAAAAGACTGCCAAGAGGAAACTGCTAAGCATGAGTGTGAAATTTATGGCTGGAAGCATTAAAAAGAAGGTGGTGTTGATAACaattttgagacatgatgacaCTTGCTTCATAAGCATGCAAATAAGACACTAAGGAAATTGGGGAAAAAAGCATTAGGAGTGTATTTGgtaacactgctccacgagcagattcacaatGTTAACTCaatggaggtctgagagcgactgactgaggccacgcctcctgtttgctgattggcaaaagGAAAGTCGCATGTCAAGAAACTTTCTTTAGCCACACCAGCCCACCCGCAAAGATAAACAGGAacagagaataataataatgaccttCAGTCcaagattatattttcaaattgaaataaaaggtcaAGGAAACAATTCCGCTAGCTGTAACCCTGGGAGTGATAACAAACACTTTATGAGGACAGTTTAAACACTGCTGCCTAAATTAACGCAATAAAAGACTGCCAAGAGGAAACTGCTAAGCATGAGTGTGAAATTTATGGCTGGAAGCATTAAAAAGAAGGTGGTGTTGATAACaattttgagacatgatgacaCTTGCTTCATAAGCATGCAAATAAGACACTAAGGAAATTGGGGAAAAAAGCATTAGGACCCTTAGGACTCACAAAAAAAATCCTCACCACATGTCTGTGGCGTAGCGCCTTGCCAAGTGCCAGCCAACTGTCTTATCTGACTAGTGATATACATACATATGCCAAGAATGCCATGGGCTAATCTATCAGCTGGATGTTAAGAAGAGATAACAACATAATTGAACTTCTTCATCTTGAAAACAGCATTAGAAGCGCAATGATAAATATTACTCTTGACATATTAACacaggaatttttgaaaaattctaagtaattttgtaaaaaattagcaaaaacatCCCCAGCATTATAGTTGTACATATCAGGTTAAAGAGACAGGCACTAAAATGGTAAAGGGACTACAGATTCAGCTGCAGAGAATAAACTAACAAGACAATGCCAGTGCCAATACTTTGAGAGTGAAACGAGGGATATTTACGGGAGGTGGTCTCCTGAGGTGCTGCATTTCGTGCACCATCTGGTGCTCGTGAGGCGGTGGAGGGTGTGGAGGGGGGGGCATCTGGTGCTCTAACGGATGCGGTGGAGGCGGGGGCTGCTGCATCGGGTGCGGCGGCTGCTCGTGAGGGTGTGGGGGCTGTTGCATGGGGTGCGGAGGTGCGTCGTGGGGGTGCGGGTGTGGAGGGGGGGGCTGCTGCATGGGGTGGGGGGGCGGGGGGCCGTCATGAGGGTGCCGCATCGCCACCTCCTGCTGCATGCCGCGGAAACGCTCCTCCTCGTGCTGCTGCATCATCATGTGGTGGTGGCGCTCCTCTCGGTGCTTCTCAGCCAGGGCAACCTGCAAACCACAAACATCTCAATAATTCAGCCAATAGAGCAAGCACCTCTAGCTCTTGAATCAGGGTGGCCAGCAGCTCTGCTTTCTCGAAAATCCCCTAATTTCCTCAGGTTTTACATGTACATATCACTATTTTTATTAGGGAAATgtccattttttttctcataaattattacaaatGGTTTTGTATATTTTGATGATTAAAGTTAAGGgctattttaacattttcatatttagaggtaaataaataatatgagcaggatttaaaaacaatttaaattggTGAGAGAGAGTACCACATCACCAGCCTATGCTACACTTAAATAATGTCATGCTGGTGCTCCGGTAAGAAGTTATTTTCAGCCAGACTTTGTTATTATTAGCAATGACATAAAAAGGATCAACAACTGAGCTATGAAATGAGGTAATATTAAGCCAAAGGTagaattagtaaaataaattgcatGTCACGTTATGGCTGCAACATGCAGAGATACTTTgtcatttacattattatttcaaCATACTTTTAAGTCTTAAACACCATGGAGTATCCTTGTTCAGAGTGAGCTAACAAAGCCTTACTATAGTGTTGGCATGCCAACTATGATGAATCCATTATCTTAAGTTATTAAAAAGCAGGATGTAGGCATGAGATAAAGTGGCACTCCTAAGGATCAATTTGCTTCACTAATTTGACAAATTGATGCATTGTGACCGCCACTCAAGCATTCTCAAGGACACGAAAATTCTGCTCATATGTAAAAACAAGTTTTGTTAATTAATCTATTAAGACAAGAAATTGCATAAATCGTTGTCTCAggtgtgacttcatggaatcaactTCGTAATTCCCGATAAATTTTCCAGGCCAAATCCCAAGGTATATAATTACTTGAGGCGGTACAGCAAGAATAGACAGAATTATTTTATGTCTAACGTTATACACATATCGCCAAAACAGTAAATGAACATGGCACATATCATACTCAAAACATTATTATCGATCGCAGCATGAGGAATTCATATGGAATATTTAAGTGTTCTTTTTACTTTCCAATATGATAAGGTATTGTACTTTTTTATCCTTCCACAACTCCTGATAACAAGGAATTAAACTAGGTAGGACCAGACACTATTACCCGCCAGTAGTTGATTAATGCCACTGTTACGAACTCGAGACTCAGAAAggagattattcaaaattaaagtttttaattaaaattcattattctaTTTTAACCTGAGACGGccaaaaatttcaagcacgtACAGTGCAGGACTTACATATTTTTGATTCCATAGGTAATATTTTACTCAAGATGGATTGCCACACAGGTTGCAACACACACTGTTTGAGAAATAAATGCTTTAAAACATTGTAATAGAACACAGTGGTAAATTGATACTACAGCACCGAACCAGCCTGTCAACCATTGGCATCATACCATAAGAGCGATTACATTTGtttaacagaaaaattaaaattcccagGAGTATAATTTCTTGAGGAAAAACAACTAGAAAAGGCAGAATGATCCGAAGTCATCCGAAACGTCAAGACACATTTCGccaaaatagtaaataaaaatggcaaatgtCACACTCTTGAGTCACTACACATTATCATTCGATAGCACTATGAGGTAAGCGGTTACACCTATTACACAGCCAGCCAAGTAGGGATTCAAAAGCTCCGCACAGTAAAAACCACGTTACACCAGATTTAAGAGTTTGAATGTCGTTGAGTTGAATGAGGTGTCTCTGAGGTTGGATACAGCAgtaattaaatcatgaaaaatacttTAGAACAAGAGACTTGAGAATAATCATCTCAACTTAGCATGtgaaatccaaaatattaatataaattaccctaataaaaataattaaatgcatgtGATCACCTGTTGTAATCGCATCAACTCCTCCTGTCTTTGTTGTTCTATCATAAACTGTTGCTGATGAATTTTATGCTCCAAAGCCGGATCATCCATTTTAGAACTATGATGCTATAGATTTCAATCACGAAGAAAGCTCACAGCAGCCAACAAATAAGATGCAACGAGTACCAATAAAATCGAGATATCTGTGGAAATGTTAAGTAAGTGTTGGCCGTAGCTGGGATAAATGCAATAGTTTTAGTCTTAGGAAGGGCAAGTACGGCCTacgaaaattattatgaaaattacaaaaaaattaacgttCACTTAGTTTCGAATTAAACGCGAAGGCTTATTATCCACAAAAAGCCGACACACAACAGAATAGCTTTGTTTTTCTCGTTTGGCCATGCGCCGAATAACTGCGCCCCTTGTGTATGTTATTGGAAATAATGACCTTCCTCCCCGAAACAAAAGACGGATGACTCTTGTGCCGGCGAATTAACAACATTTAAGGGAATTGGGTTTGGTATGTGGCATTTGCCTTTTTTTCTATCGGAATGGTTAAAGGGCATgtaaattttgtgattaaaaagTCCGTGTTTATGTGAGGCTATGTTATTGTTTTATTGATCAGCACATGGTAGTTACTGTGCTGAGAGATGAATTTTTGATTACGTGCTCTCTTGTTGTTATCTTACAGAGCAACCTTGTCGTCTGAGAAAACTCAGCATTTTGCTATGTGCAATGACTTTACCATCCTTAACAGACCCATGAAAATTTCTTAGCGCTGAGCGCACCTGCATCGGTTTCAGGGATTAAAATTTGCTTTACAATGTGTGGTGTTGCCTGTACGGCCTCCACAATGCGTGGAAGGTGTCGGATAATGCAGTATTGTAAATACTTCACGCCTCTTGAGAGGTTATACGATAGCAGCCTCCTTGATTACAAGCTACCAGCGATGAACTTCTGTCAAAATAAGAGGTCATTTGTGATTGTCAGCGAGTCCATCAAAAGGGAATGCATACCTTTTGGGGTGTGTAGTTACAGATGCTACAGCTCAAATGAAGAAAAAACCCTTGAAGCTGAAATGAAGCATAAGGGTATACTCCAGGGAGTAATATCTGCGAAAACAAAGCAAATTCGTGAAACAGAGAATAAATTAAGGGTCACTGGCCAAACTCTTCTGAAAGACATTCGAGAGACGAAAGATAAAGTTAAAGAAAGGATGGAAGAAGTAATTGAAGTGAGTAAATTACCATCGGAAATTATCTGGTCccgttgttttaaaattttaacgttTTACTTAATGTTCCAGAGGGAAAACATCTGGACAATACCTAACATTCTATGTGCCACTCGGATAATTTTATCACCTTGCCTGGGTTACTTGATCATCCAAAATAGTTTTGGAATAGCCCTAGGAATATTCGTTTATGCTGGAGTTACTGATATGGTAAGTGCAATTCTATGCTGTGATGGCAAGCTCTTCACGATATTTTGTAAGACCTAATTAGCCCTAGACTTAAGTCTAGGTTATGATCTTAAATTTGATTGACTCAGCACCTTCAGTAATCATGTCTGAGGCTGTTTACTATCAGCCATACCTGCAGTGATCGAAGAGTGAAGAGTCAATATGCAACTCTAGCAATGGAATGGTATCACGTGAGAAAAACAAGTATGTGGATATGTCATCTAATTACTGCCTTGCAGAGAAACCTTTTCAGTGATCACTTGGTGAGGATGCCATTTTATGCAGTGGGACTATCGTTGTTTTCCTCCCTCTCTGTGCTCTGTGGGGGTGATGATTTCCTTTCTCGTTTAACTGGGATAATGGATTTTGTGACAGCGTGTTGCTAGGTTTCATGACATCTCACCAATCTCTTGATGACTGATCAGGGGTGATTTCTCAGTGTGGTGTAATTCACACACTGTTGGTCATCAGTGTAATGTCATGAAGTACATGATATTAAATTAGGAGatactggcaattttccgcaaATACTTCTACtgcacgaccggtttcaataaatttgtaattatCTACTGGTGACTTCTTTTCTAGAAGATTAACactaaaaatgtattgaaacaggtggtgaagtatttgtggaaaattgccagtatcCATTAATATAATTCTctgcatcaataataataattaattttgtccAAGGATCTACAAGACATGTCAAAAAAAGGGAGAAGGAGATACATACAATTTAGTAGATTAGAAACATATAGTTGAAATGTTAAGTACAAGTATGTATTTCCAcgcataatatattttcaaagcatGAAAAGGAAGCACTAGATTGTGGAGTCTGTCAGGTATTCCATAACAGAATGATAATTCTCGTTTTTTTTGGcatcattttacttttttagtagCTACTTGACTGCCTCCAGGCAGATGTGTTGACCCTCGTCGGGTGGACAATAACTGCCATGggccaaatgaatttttttcaattgaaaattacattgttttttcctttatcaaaattataCTGAAACCATATAATTCTTCTGTAAATTTAAGCCTGAAACATAACTACGTCATTTGGAAAACATTTAGACTCATGTAGTAAATTATAATctagaaataaattaatgtatgaagtttttgcaaatgaaaacaaattaatttatccTATCCCAAGATTTTTACATACTCAGACTGTCAGcaagaaaaaattttttccttgttGAGGCATAAGTACTTAGCGAATCAAATATAAAGTCATGTCCAATATACTTCCAtcctttcttttctatttttttgttctttttattcaatatgataataatacttattaaattattcaactgaaacaatttttttcaacctaaatgaaaattaaaactatttcttttcattattatattttagatagagattaccatcttttcaatttttcaatcaatatttcattttcaatttcatctaGAAATTATGGGTTGTGGGGAAGGCCATCTCCCCCCTTTAAACTGCCTTTGATTGTACTCTTGGCCTTATTCAGGGTGGCAATCATGTGGAAAAACCAGGAATTGTTcgggaaattttaaaatctgaaaaagtctggaaattttcattgaagtgaGGGAGAAactggta
Encoded here:
- the LOC124167876 gene encoding probable cardiolipin synthase (CMP-forming), whose translation is MCGVACTASTMRGRCRIMQYCKYFTPLERLYDSSLLDYKLPAMNFCQNKRSFVIVSESIKRECIPFGVCSYRCYSSNEEKTLEAEMKHKGILQGVISAKTKQIRETENKLRVTGQTLLKDIRETKDKVKERMEEVIERENIWTIPNILCATRIILSPCLGYLIIQNSFGIALGIFVYAGVTDMLDGWIARNYKGQSSKLGSFLDPMADKVLVGTLFLTLTYSGLIPVSLTALIILRDLLLLSAGFYIRYLSLPPPRTLNRYFNATLPTAQLAPTFISKVNTAVQLGLVGSTLAAPVFCYVDHPVLQGLCWLTATTTVVSGLSYVFSKNTYRFIKSHKN